In Phocoena phocoena chromosome 3, mPhoPho1.1, whole genome shotgun sequence, a single window of DNA contains:
- the ARSI gene encoding arylsulfatase I isoform X2, whose amino-acid sequence MKKLRLREAKYSPLPTRYQIHTGLQHSIIRPRQPNCLPLDQVTLPQKLQELGYSTHMVGKWHLGFYRKECLPTRRGFDTFLGSLTGNVDYYTYDNCDGPGVCGFDLHEGESVAWGLSGQYSTLLYAQRVSHILASHSPRRPLFLYVAFQAVHTPLQSPREYLYRYRTMGNVARRKYAAMVTCMDEAVRNITWALKRYGFYDNSVIIFSSDNGGQTFSGGSNWPLRGRKGTYWEGGVRGLGFVHSPLLKRKRWTSRALVHITDWYPTLVGLAGGTASAADGLDGYDVWPAISEGWASPRTEILHNIDPLYNHARHGSLEGGFGIWNTAVQAAIRVGEWKLLTGDPGYGDWIPPQTLAAFPGSWWNLERMASARQAVWLFNISADPYEREDLAGQRPDVVRALLARLADYNRTAIPVRYPAENPRAHPDFNGGAWGPWASDEEEDEEEEESRARSLSRGHRKKKCKICKLRSFFRKLNTRLMSHRI is encoded by the exons atgaagaaattgaggctgagGGAGGCAAAATA ctcccctcttcccaccaGATACCAGATCCACACAGGACTGCAGCATTCCATCATCCGCCCTCGGCAGCCCAACTGCCTGCCCCTGGACCAGGTAACACTGCCCCAGAAGCTGCAGGAGCTGGGTTACTCTACCCACATGGTGGGCAAGTGGCACCTGGGCTTCTACCGGAAGGAGTGCCTGCCCACCCGCCGGGGCTTTGACACCTTTCTGGGCTCTCTCACAGGCAACGTGGACTACTACACCTATGACAACTGCGATGGCCCGGGGGTGTGCGGCTTTGACCTGCACGAgggtgagagtgtggcatgggggctcagcGGCCAGTACTCCACTCTGCTCTATGCCCAGCGCGTCAGCCACATCCTAGCCAGCCACAGCCCCCGGCGGCCTCTCTTCCTCTATGTGGCCTTCCAGGCGGTCCACACACCCCTGCAGTCCCCTCGCGAGTACCTGTACCGCTACCGCACCATGGGCAACGTGGCCCGGCGGAAGTATGCGGCCATGGTGACCTGCATGGATGAGGCCGTGCGCAATATCACCTGGGCCCTCAAGCGCTATGGTTTCTACGACAACAGTGTCATCATCTTCTCCAGTGACAATGGTGGCCAGACCTTCTCGGGGGGCAGCAACTGGCCACTGCGAGGACGCAAGGGCACTTACTGGGAAGGGGGCGTGCGGGGCCTGGGCTTCGTCCACAGCCCCCTGCTCAAGCGAAAGCGGTGGACAAGCCGGGCACTGGTGCACATCACTGACTGGTACCCGACCCTGGTGGGTCTGGCGGGTGGCACCGCCTCGGCAGCCGATGGGCTGGACGGCTATGATGTGTGGCCAGCCATCAGCGAGGGCTGGGCCTCGCCACGCACGGAGATCCTGCACAACATTGACCCGCTCTACAACCACGCCCGGCATGGCTCCCTGGAGGGTGGCTTCGGCATCTGGAACACTGCCGTGCAGGCCGCCATCCGCGTGGGCGAGTGGAAGCTGCTGACGGGAGACCCGGGCTACGGCGACTGGATCCCACCCCAGACGCTGGCTGCCTTCCCCGGCAGCTGGTGGAACCTGGAGCGGATGGCCAGCGCCCGCCAGGCTGTGTGGCTCTTCAACATCAGTGCTGACCCCTACGAACGGGAGGACCTCGCTGGCCAGCGGCCGGATGTGGTCCGAGCCCTGCTGGCCCGCTTGGCGGACTATAACCGCACAGCCATCCCCGTGCGCTACCCAGCTGAGAATCCGCGAGCCCATCCTGACTTTAATGGGGGTGCTTGGGGGCCCTGGGCCAGTGatgaggaagaagatgaagaagaggaggaaagcagGGCTCGAAGCCTTTCCCGAGGGCACCGTAAGAAAAAATGCAAGATTTGCAAGCTGCGATCCTTTTTCCGTAAACTCAACACCAGACTGATGTCCCACCGGATCTGA
- the ARSI gene encoding arylsulfatase I isoform X1 yields the protein MAMHALTGFSLVSLLSFGYLSWDWAKPSLVADAPAEACDQPSVAPRQPPHIIFILTDDQGYHDVGYHGSDIETPTLDRLAAEGVKLENYYIQPICTPSRSQLLTGRYQIHTGLQHSIIRPRQPNCLPLDQVTLPQKLQELGYSTHMVGKWHLGFYRKECLPTRRGFDTFLGSLTGNVDYYTYDNCDGPGVCGFDLHEGESVAWGLSGQYSTLLYAQRVSHILASHSPRRPLFLYVAFQAVHTPLQSPREYLYRYRTMGNVARRKYAAMVTCMDEAVRNITWALKRYGFYDNSVIIFSSDNGGQTFSGGSNWPLRGRKGTYWEGGVRGLGFVHSPLLKRKRWTSRALVHITDWYPTLVGLAGGTASAADGLDGYDVWPAISEGWASPRTEILHNIDPLYNHARHGSLEGGFGIWNTAVQAAIRVGEWKLLTGDPGYGDWIPPQTLAAFPGSWWNLERMASARQAVWLFNISADPYEREDLAGQRPDVVRALLARLADYNRTAIPVRYPAENPRAHPDFNGGAWGPWASDEEEDEEEEESRARSLSRGHRKKKCKICKLRSFFRKLNTRLMSHRI from the exons ATGGCGATGCACGCCCTCACCGGCTTCTCTCTGGTCAGCCTGCTCAGCTTCGGCTACCTGTCCTGGGACTGGGCCAAGCCGAGCCTAGTGGCTGACGCGCCCGCGGAGGCCTGCGATCAGCCCTCGGTCGCTCCACGCCAGCCTCCCCACATCATCTTCATCCTCACCGACGACCAGGGCTACCACGACGTGGGCTACCATGGCTCAGATATCGAAACCCCTACGTTGGACCGGCTGGCAGCCGAGGGTGTCAAGTTGGAGAATTACTATATCCAGCCCATCTGCACGCCTTCGCGGAGCCAACTTCTCACGGGCAG ATACCAGATCCACACAGGACTGCAGCATTCCATCATCCGCCCTCGGCAGCCCAACTGCCTGCCCCTGGACCAGGTAACACTGCCCCAGAAGCTGCAGGAGCTGGGTTACTCTACCCACATGGTGGGCAAGTGGCACCTGGGCTTCTACCGGAAGGAGTGCCTGCCCACCCGCCGGGGCTTTGACACCTTTCTGGGCTCTCTCACAGGCAACGTGGACTACTACACCTATGACAACTGCGATGGCCCGGGGGTGTGCGGCTTTGACCTGCACGAgggtgagagtgtggcatgggggctcagcGGCCAGTACTCCACTCTGCTCTATGCCCAGCGCGTCAGCCACATCCTAGCCAGCCACAGCCCCCGGCGGCCTCTCTTCCTCTATGTGGCCTTCCAGGCGGTCCACACACCCCTGCAGTCCCCTCGCGAGTACCTGTACCGCTACCGCACCATGGGCAACGTGGCCCGGCGGAAGTATGCGGCCATGGTGACCTGCATGGATGAGGCCGTGCGCAATATCACCTGGGCCCTCAAGCGCTATGGTTTCTACGACAACAGTGTCATCATCTTCTCCAGTGACAATGGTGGCCAGACCTTCTCGGGGGGCAGCAACTGGCCACTGCGAGGACGCAAGGGCACTTACTGGGAAGGGGGCGTGCGGGGCCTGGGCTTCGTCCACAGCCCCCTGCTCAAGCGAAAGCGGTGGACAAGCCGGGCACTGGTGCACATCACTGACTGGTACCCGACCCTGGTGGGTCTGGCGGGTGGCACCGCCTCGGCAGCCGATGGGCTGGACGGCTATGATGTGTGGCCAGCCATCAGCGAGGGCTGGGCCTCGCCACGCACGGAGATCCTGCACAACATTGACCCGCTCTACAACCACGCCCGGCATGGCTCCCTGGAGGGTGGCTTCGGCATCTGGAACACTGCCGTGCAGGCCGCCATCCGCGTGGGCGAGTGGAAGCTGCTGACGGGAGACCCGGGCTACGGCGACTGGATCCCACCCCAGACGCTGGCTGCCTTCCCCGGCAGCTGGTGGAACCTGGAGCGGATGGCCAGCGCCCGCCAGGCTGTGTGGCTCTTCAACATCAGTGCTGACCCCTACGAACGGGAGGACCTCGCTGGCCAGCGGCCGGATGTGGTCCGAGCCCTGCTGGCCCGCTTGGCGGACTATAACCGCACAGCCATCCCCGTGCGCTACCCAGCTGAGAATCCGCGAGCCCATCCTGACTTTAATGGGGGTGCTTGGGGGCCCTGGGCCAGTGatgaggaagaagatgaagaagaggaggaaagcagGGCTCGAAGCCTTTCCCGAGGGCACCGTAAGAAAAAATGCAAGATTTGCAAGCTGCGATCCTTTTTCCGTAAACTCAACACCAGACTGATGTCCCACCGGATCTGA